One window from the genome of Melospiza georgiana isolate bMelGeo1 chromosome 13, bMelGeo1.pri, whole genome shotgun sequence encodes:
- the CERS3 gene encoding ceramide synthase 3, with amino-acid sequence MAYILKTLNSWFWWENIWMPINCTWADFVDREGLVFPKPHQLYATIPYAFVLLIIRFFSERYVAIPLAKALGIKNVRRVKPQPNPVLESYFRECSRQPSQSEIKGLAKKCNCTVHLVEKWFRRRRNLEIPTVLRKFQEAFWRFSFYLTSSIVGFIFLYDKPWFYDIWQTWVGYPFQTLLPSQYWYYMAEIGFYWSLIFTLGIDIKRKDFMAHVVHHLAAIGLMSGSWCGNYVRLGTLVMFVHDTADFWLEAAKMFNYARWEKTCNILFIIFSIAFFITRMILFPFWILRATLYLPTYYSTTPVIAYFLFNGMLLTLQGLHLYWGYLIFKILKRFVFLKDLKDDRSDEEEEDSLTDTEEESTKSGTKNSSGSSKHLLSSSHH; translated from the exons ATGGCATACATCCTAAAGACACTCAACAGCTGGTTCTGGTGGGAGAATATCTGGATGCCCATCAACTGCACATGGGCAGATTTTGTGGACCGTGAGGGACTCGTGTTTCCCAAACCCCATCAGCTGTACGCCACAATCCCGTACGCTTTTGTGCTGCTCATCATCCGCTTCTTCAGTGAGAG GTATGTTGCTATACCTTTAGCAAAAGCCTTGGGTATAAAGAATGTAAGACGTGTGAAGCCACAGCCTAATCCTGTGCTAGAGAGTTATTTCCGGGAGTGCTCAAGACAACCATCCCAA TCAGAGATCAAAGGCCTTGCCAAGAAGTGCAACTGCACCGTCCACTTGGTGGAGAAATGGTTCAGGAGGCGGCGAAACCTGGAGATCCCAACCGTGCTCCGGAAATTCCAGGAGGCTTT CTGGCGATTTTCATTCTATCTGACATCCTCCATTGTTGgatttatatttctgtatgAT AAACCCTGGTTTTACGACATCTGGCAGACGTGGGTTGGTTATCCGTTTCAG ACCTTGCTGCCATCCCAGTACTGGTACTACATGGCCGAGATCGGCTTTTACTGGTCTCTGATATTTACCCTGGGCATTGACATCAAGCGGAAG GATTTCATGGCTCACGTCGTTCATCACCTGGCAGCCATTGGGCTGATGAGCGGCTCTTGGTGCGGCAATTACGTGCGGCTTGGAACTCTGGTGATGTTCGTGCACGACACTGCCGATTTCTGGCTCGAG GCAGCCAAAATGTTTAATTATGCTCGCTGGGAGAAAACTTGCAACATACTGTTCATCATCTTCTCTATTGCATTCTTCATCACCAGGATGATCCTGTTCCCCTTCTG GATTCTTCGTGCCACACTATATCTGCCTACCTACTACTCCACCACTCCTGTCATAGCATATTTTTTATTCAATGGGATGCTATTAACCCTCCAAGGCTTGCATTTATATTGGGGTTACTTAATTTTCAAGATTTTGAAAAGGTTCGTTTTCCTAAAG GACTTGAAAGATGATCGGAGtgatgaagaggaggaagattCTCTTACAGACACTGAAGAGGAGTCCACAAAGAGTGGCACCAAGAACAGCAGTGGGTCAAGCAAACACCTCCTGAGCAGCAGTCACCACTAG